One Budorcas taxicolor isolate Tak-1 chromosome 6, Takin1.1, whole genome shotgun sequence DNA segment encodes these proteins:
- the DGKQ gene encoding diacylglycerol kinase theta — MAAAAEPGARGWLGGGSPRPGSPTSSPELGAGSRSRSGPGSGPGSGPERSGARPPGPAAPSHSFRKVTLTKPTFCHLCSDFIWGLAGILCDVCNFMSHEKCLKHVKTPCTSVAPSLVRVPVAHCFGPRGLWKRRFCSVCRKGLEAPGLRCEVCELHVHPDCVPFACSDCRQCHQDGHRDHDAHLHHWREGILPSGARCELCRKTCGSSDVPAGVRCEWCGVQAHSVCSAALAPECTFGRLRTLVLPPACVRLLSRNFSKMHCFRIPGSAAPEPGDGEDSADGTVSAGPGREVGAPESGKQTLKIFDGSDAMQRNHFRVVTVPRLARSQEVLEAALRAYYIPEDPQGFQLQAVPTPAQPGDTEAAGKVWSVGPAEEEGCRAAPEAWVLRALPRTQEILKIYPAWLKVGVAYVSIRVTPQSTARSVVLEVLPLLGCQAEGVEGFQLVEVHMGSRQVQRMVVADEELMLDRLREIRQTSLRQMSQTRFYVAENSVLAPRVSLFVGGLPPGLSPREYRSLLDEAVASKAASVTVSHVYSAQGEPLQTEARSGQRSPSEQAGQPHPLASPRWGPRGAVVLDVACFAEAERLYMLVRDTAVRSRPLTALVLPEVLHTKLAPDCRPLLVFVNPRSGGLKGRDLLCSFRKLLNPHQVFELTNGGPLPGLHVFSQVPCFRVLVCGGDGTVGWVLAALEDVRHRLACPEPAVAILPLGTGNDLGRVLRWGAGYSGEDLFSVLLSVDEADAVLVDRWTILLDAHEPAGGEDSEADAEPPKIVQMSNYCGIGIDAELSLDFHQAREEEPGKFTSRLHNKGVYVRVGLQKISHSRSLHRALRLQVEQQEVELPSIEGLIFINIPSWGSGADLWGSDSDSRFEKPRMDDGLLEVVGVTGVVHMGQVQSGLRSGIRIAQGSYFRVTLLKATPVQVDGEPWVQAPGHLIISAAGPKVHMLRKAKQKPRKAGPPRDARADGAPAPEGDPK, encoded by the exons ATGGCGGCGGCGGCCGAGCCCGGGGCCCGAGGATGGCTTGGCGGCGGCTCCCCGCGCCCTGGCAGCCCGACCTCCAGCCCTGAGCTGGGCGCCGGAAGCCGCTCGCGATCGGGGCCAGGGTCCGGGCCGGGGTCGGGGCCGGAGCGGTCGGGCGCCAGGCCCCCAGGGCCCGCCGCGCCGAGTCACAGCTTCAGGAAGGTGACGCTTACCAAGCCCACCTTCTGCCACCTCTGCTCCGATTTCATCTGGGGGCTGGCCGGCATCCTGTGTGACG TTTGCAACTTCATGTCCCATGAGAAGTGCCTGAAACACGTGAAGACCCCCTGCACGAGCGTGGCTCCCAGCCTGGTCCGC GTACCGGTGGCCCACTGCTTCGGCCCCCGGGGGCTCTGGAAGCGCAGGTTCTGCTCCGTGTGCCGGAAGGGCCTGGAGGCGCCGGGCCTCCGCTGCGAAG TGTGTGAGCTGCACGTTCACCCCGACTGTGTGCCCTTCGCCTGCAGCGACTGCCGCCAGTGCCACCAGGACGGGCACCGCGACCAC GACGCGCACCTCCACCACTGGCGGGAGGGGATCTTGCCGTCCGGCGCGCGTTGCGAGCTCTGTCGGAAGACTTGCGGCTCCTCGGACGTGCCGGCCGGCGTGCGCTGCGAGTGGTGCGGCGTCCAG GCCCACTCGGTCTGCTCCGCGGCGCTCGCCCCCGAGTGCACTTTCGGGCGCCTGCGCACCCTCGTCCTGCCCCCCGCGTGCGTGCGCCTCCTGTCCCGAAACTTCAGCAAGATGCACTGCTTCCGGATCCCCGGGAGCGCGGCGCCGGAGCCCG GGGATGGGGAGGACAGCGCCGACGGCACCGTCTCCGCCGGCCCGGGCCGAGAGGTGGGGGCGCCTGAGTCCG GCAAGCAGACTCTGAAGATCTTTGACGGCAGCGACGCGATGCAGCGAAACCACTTTCGTGTAGTCACGGTCCCGCGCCTGGCCCGGAGCCAGGAGGTGCTG GAGGCGGCTCTGCGGGCTTACTACATCCCCGAGGATCCTCAGGGCTTCCAGCTGCAGGCGGTCCCCACACCTGCGCAGCCTGGCGACACCGAGGCTGCGGGAAAGGTCTGGAGCGTGGGGCCCGCTGAGGAGGAGGGCTGCAGAGCGGCTCCCGAGGCCTGGGTACTCCGCGCTCTGCCCCGCACCCAGGAGATCCTGAAGATCTACCCGGCCTGGCTCAA GGTGGGTGTGGCCTACGTGTCCATCCGTGTGACCCCACAGAGCACTGCCCGCAGCGTGGTGCTGGAGGTCCTCCCGCTGCTCGGATGCCAG GCCGAGGGGGTCGAGGGCTTCCAGCTGGTAGAGGTGCACATGGGCAGCAGACAAG TCCAGCGTATGGTGGTGGCGGACGAGGAGCTCATGCTGGACAGGCTTCGTGAGATCCGGCAG ACGTCCCTGCGGCAGATGAGCCAGACGCGGTTCTACGTGGCTGAGAACAGCGTGCTGGCCCCGCGCGTCTCTCTGTTTGTGGGCGGTCTGCCCCCAGGCTTGTCCCCCCGGGAGTACCGCAGTCTGCTGGATGAGGCCGTCGCCAGCAAAG CTGCCTCGGTGACCGTGAGCCACGTGTATTCCGCCCAAGGTGAGCCGCTGCAGACCGAGGCTAGGTCTGGTCAAAGGTCACCCTCAGAGCAGGCGGGGCAGCCCCACCCTCTGGCTTCACCTCGTTGGGGGCCCAGAG GTGCTGTGGTGCTGGACGTGGCCTGCTTCGCGGAGGCCGAGCGGCTGTACATGCTGGTCAGGGACACAGCTGTGCGCAGCCGGCCACTGACTGCCCTGGTGCTCCCAGAGGTGCTG CACACGAAGCTGGCCCCAGACTGCCGCCCCCTGCTCGTGTTTGTGAACCCCAGGAGTGGAGGACTCAAGGGCCGTGACCTGCTCTGCAGTTTCCGGAAGCTGCTCAACCCCCACCAGGTCTTCGAGCTGACCAATGGGGGGCCGCTGCCCGG GCTCCACGTGTTCTCCCAAGTGCCCTGCTTCCGAGTGCTGGTGTGCGGCGGGGACGGCACCGTGGGCTGGGTGCTCGCCGCCTTGGAGGACGTGCGGCACCGCCTGGCCTGCCCGGAGCCTGCTGTAGCCATCCTGCCCCTGGGCACAG GGAACGACCTGGGCCGGGTTCTGCGCTGGGGCGCGGGCTACAGCGGGGAGGACCTGTTCTCCGTGCTGCTGTCAGTGGACGAGGCGGACGCCGTGCTTGTGGACCGCTGGACCATCCTGCTGGATGCTCACGAGCCTGCTGGCGGGGAGGACAGCGAGGCAGATGCAGAGCCCCCCAAG ATCGTGCAGATGAGTAACTACTGTGGGATTGGCATCGACGCAGAGCTGAGCCTGGACTTCCACCAGGCACGGGAGGAGGAGCCCGGCAAGTTCACAAGCAG GCTGCACAACAAGGGCGTGTACGTGCGGGTCGGCCTGCAGAAGATCAGCCACTCGCGCAGCCTGCACAGGGCCCTGCGGCTGCAGGTGGAGCAGCAGGAGGTGGAGCTGCCCAGCATCGAGGGGCTCATCTTCATCAACATCCCCAG CTGGGGCTCAGGGGCCGACCTGTGGGGCTCTGACAGCGACTCGAGGTTCGAGAAGCCGCGCATGGATGACGGGCTGCTGGAGGTGGTGGGGGTGACAGGCGTTGTGCACATG GGCCAGGTCCAGAGCGGGCTGCGCTCGGGCATCCGCATTGCCCAGGGCTCCTACTTCCGCGTTACCCTCCTCAAGGCCACGCCCGTGCAGGTGGACGGTGAACCCTGGGTCCAGGCTCCTGGGCACCTGATCATCTCGGCTGCGGGCCCTAAG GTCCACATGCTCAGGAAGGCGAAGCAGAAGCCCAGGAAGGCAGGGCCACCCAGGGACGCACGAGCAGATGGGGCGCCAGCCCCCGAAGGGGACCCCAAGTAG